aaatatttgaaaatatagaaaactCAACTCACAAGACTGCATGAAGATATAAAAATGTCCACCTTTAGAGAATCTCATTTACCAATTCAAAGAAATATAATTCAAAGAACTAATGTTTGTTTTTCCTACTATAATAAAAGCAACTGTCTATGAAGAGATATACCAGACCCTCCAAGTACTTCCTTACATGTATAAGGGGCAATAGGAAGATCAAATACCACTGCTGTCATGAAGACAGACTAGACCTAGTTTTGCAGGTAAACATGGCGCTGGTAGTGAGCGCTCCCCAGATGAGTGACACTGAGCGGTAGAAAACACTGGTTTCACATACTACACAAACACCTTTCCTGGCACTCTTGGTGTGacttctctttttcatttcagtGCTTACCACGGCCACCTGTCGTCATTAATTGAGATCAGTCCTTATAAGTTCCAGAAGGGCAAAGATGTCAAGAGGGAATCTGTACATGTGGTAAATATCTCTGAGTCCTATGATCAGAATACCGGGGCTAGAAGAGCATCTACCGCCATTCGGCCCAACCTTCCAAGCCGAGTGGAACCATGGGAAAGGAACTAAGATTGAGAGCAGTTGTATGATGTGCTGAACCCAGGGGCCACAGACTGACTGCGGGTGGCTCAGAGTGAGGAGCACGGTAGGAGAGTCCAATGGTAGACCTGGTAGATCAGATTTGTAAAAGCTGTTGTCAACTCTTGTGTCCACTCGTCTCCAGTCACTCTTCCAATCACTGGTACGAGGCCAACACTCAGAGCTAAATGAGCTTCTCTGGCTGTTCTTAAAGATAATTTACAGGACGCATAGTTATGGCAGGAATGAGAATTGTGAAAAGGGATGTTGCATCCGACAGAGGCGCCAGTTAGGTTGTCGAAACAGTGACGTTCACTTCGTATAACTGTGTTAACAGAAGGTCAGAATGAATCTGCACTGCCTTACTGCGAGACTTTACGCACTAAGAACCCCGAGTTTCCTAAGTGATCGTGGTTTCTGATGTAATCAACAGTGCGAGTTTGTTTTACATACAGTCATCAGTTCAGTCTCCACTTTATGCCATTTTTGTATATAACGTAATTGTGCTCGCCAATCTGAATTTGCTTCCTGTGTGAATACAGATAAAGCTCTGACTTAGAGGGGTTGGCATGTCTAAGCTCCAGCTCACAATCCAGAGGTCAGTTCTTCACAGCACTCAGAAATGTGCAGAAAGATAAAGGCACTGGGGGTGTTTGGGTCAACAGGACCGCCCTCCAACATGCGCTAGTAGGGAAATAGATGGTCCCTCGGTCTTTAAGTTTGGTCAAGGTGCAAATATGGAGAGACTGTATTATCTGACGTTTTAGGCGCCAGCTCCAGACACTTACAGAGGGAAATACAGAGAAGACCACGAAGACCCATCCACTGCATATGCAGACGAGGTGAAGAAGATCATTGAGGAGGCTCACAGCAGCGGAAGGAAGGTTGGCATTATGGGAAACACTTTTGAAGTCTTTTATGGAAATAGTTACAACAGTTGGAACTCtctacagagaagaaaagggatgAAATCGAAaatgcctttgttctttgctgaTTCCATTTtcacttggtttttgtttcaaAAGTACTTTGTCATAGcaaattttttatttatcatagAAATATAATTACTACACATCCCCAGTGCTGACAGCCTAATGCTGATCTCTCGGGTACTATAGAGGGTCTGGTCTGGAGGACCTTCCAACTTTGAGGGTCGTGGGGGAAGCAGGACCAGTCTAAGCTTTCAGACCTTCAGGGGATCTTGGTGCTGCCAGGAGCTAGTGGACCTccaagagccacagagctgagACTTGGCTTCTCACTAAGCCAGAGTAGAAGCACAGGCTTTTTACCTGGACCTGGGCTTCCAGGACAACACCAGAGTAATTGAGAACAGGAAAGGGGTTAATGTTTTCAGTCTTCACCCTACTGTCCTCAGATGCATGCTCATCCCATACCCATCATAGGGCTACTTAGGTGCAGATTAAATGCAACTTGACAACACAGGGCCTTTAAATTGGCTTGTGGCACAGACATGACAATACGAATACTTCATTAAGTAAAAACAATTTGCCTTTTTCCAGTGAATTGCAATATTTTTATCTTCAGGACAAAAGAGCCATTCTTCTTTCTGGAGTGTCTCTCCCACCCACAGCCCTGCTTCCACTCCCAGCCTTACTACTCCTGCTTTGCTTCCATGCCCTCTGTAACACCCCTGTACAGATGAACCTAAAGCTCTACCTACTCAAAGAGCTTTGGAGCTTTGGATAGTAAATAAAGCttttagaaaatatgtttaaCCTAACAGGATTATACGGACTGTGCCGTTAACAGAGAGTCcacgtgatttttttttaaaaaaagaaattaacatttgGGGGGTTGATGCAATCATGTTACCAATGCTGAAAGCTATGAAGAAGTAAGCACAGGTCATGTGCTTCTGAATGTCAGCTGTGCTTACAAAGTCATTGAAGGTTAAAACAGAAGTCTCTGGGGTCCAGCAGCCCCATTTTATAGCTGAGACACTAAATAACTATGAGGTGAACAACTTCACCCAGGTTAATGCTGCTCATATGGAGTCTGGACGCAGGCTTGCATCTCTAGGTCTCTTTCCCATGCCTTTCTCGCAGGCTTGAGTCTCTagatctctttctccctttctcgaGCTTTCGCTTCTTCCTTCACTGACTGCCATTTttgagcctctcctcccatagcATCTGACATGCTTCCCCTATCCTTACTGTTGAGATGCCTGGATTTTGAAGGAAGCTTAGTGTAATCTCAGACCTAGAAGTATAGCAATGCAGCCCCTCACGTGTAGCCACCTACTCCCTTGGTACTGACTCTAGCCTCAAGCGATCCAATTTTACTAACCTAGATAGATCAGTTTCCAAAGGTTCAGATCACAGACATCCATATATCAGTTTTACTCGACACAACCTGACAAAAATATTGCCCTTCAGTTATGAAGTCCACCTCTCATGACCTCCATTTCCTTTGGTGGCTTTACTTGAGTCCTAGGACATCATTTAGATACCCATCTCTTCTGGTACAGATAGCTTTTGTTTATAATTAACGGCCTATTTAGCACTTACCATGGGTGTGTTTCTAGCCATTTCAAACCTACTCtaagggatggaaagatggctcagcagtcaaggacactgctcttgcagaggacaagagtttggttcccagcatcaatggcaggtgactcacaaccacttataactccagctccgggggatTCACACCTTCTGACCTCCTTGTACACCAGCACAcgtgcatacaaacatacagaggTAGTCATGCacactcataaaattaaaaataaaggttttaaaatcttctttaaaataacacactcttgaggctggagagatggcttagctgttaagagtacAGATTCTttcagggtttggttcccagcacctacatggcagctaaGAACTATATGCAAGTCCAGTTGCAAAGGATCccgtgccctcttctggcctctctgactACTGCATatcttggtgcacagacatatgagcagacaaaacacccatacctattaaataaaaataaacctttaaaatagaAACCTGCTGCATAGGAAGTTCTTCTCTTTTCGGAGGGGAGCCTGCCGTGTATAGGTTTTTGACCCCATCTTTTCTTGTATAGATTGCTGCCTTTATTGCTGAATCCATGCAGAGCTGTGGTGGACAAATTATTCCTCCAGCAGGCTACTTCCAGAAAGTGGCTGAGTATGTACTTGACTTGGGCATCCTTGGTCAAGCTCAGGGCACTACAACAAGTCTATAAGGCCCATACTGCCAGATTAGCTGGTAAAAATCTGCTCCTGACTACGTGCTACTTCGGGACTCTAGGATGTCCCCTGGTCTTTCcagaaatacaaaacataaagAGTTTAACATAGTCCAACCTCTAGAAGTATACTCTAGCTCCTGCCGAGCATCCTGTCTCATTGGCTCATCCCTACACCTTGCCAATAAGTAAACCTGTGAAGATCAATTAACCTTGGTAAGATCCACTTGCCCAGCTCTTTTCCCAAGTGAAATGTTGCAATACAGTGTACTCTAAGCAGCATATGGGGTAGATCTCATCTAGAAACCGTGTGACTACCCTGTAACATCTCTACAAGGTAGTCCTAGAATATTTTTAACACAGACAGATGCTTCAGGTTAACATTTTTCTGACTTCAATAGTCTTTTTGGGTAGTTCTGGGGACACTCAGTGGTCTGAGGGCATCAACATATATCGTTACTTTTCAGACACATTCACAAAGCGGGAGGTGTGTTCATTGCTGACGAAGTTCAAGTAGGCTTTGGCAGAGTTGGGAGGTACTTCTGGAGCTTCCAGATGTATGGTGAAGACTTCGTTCCAGACATCGTCACCATGGGGAAACCTATGGGCAACGGTCACCCGATATCCTGTGTGGTGACAACCAAAGAAATTGCAGAAGCCTTCAGCAGCTCGGGCATGGAATATTTCAATACGGTAAATTTTGGTTTACAGATTTAATTCTAAAGGGGAAAATAATGCATGTTCTTAGACTTTTTCTGACATTGGAAAAGTGTTAGCAGCAAACCACTCTAATATTCTTGTCAAACTTCGATTAAACCAGACTtaattctctttgtattttttccttctgcttttcttcttccccaaacAGTCTTGCTAGGTTTTCTAATAACAGACAGTCACTCTGCTAAACTTCAGTGGTTATTTCATTAACAGACAATGTGATCTTATTTGTTTTGAATCATATTGAAATTCCCCAAACAATTTTAAAGCATTTAGAGGATTTGGTATGGTACTATGAATGTTAGTCAACTCACAGAACAGATACtaaatgtttctctttgtaaAGCTTCATTTCTTTGGCTTTACTCCCCAATGGAATGAGCGTTGGGCTTAGAAGTGTGCACAGCGGCAGTGCTGTTACAGACCGAAGCAAACGCCAAATCTCAGAAGGGTTGATTTTTCTCGGAGAAATGATTGCTTAGCTGTTTTCAGTCAACTCTGTAAGGACAGAGAACACTAATTTCCCGTACTGAACCACACTTCCAAATCTTTAATTTACAATATAATACTTTGTTACTGTTTGGATGAATCAATAAGTTTCTTATAATCCCTCATACTAGTTACACATCCTGGAGAATATGACCAGGAGTGAATTTTCACTCAAtaccaataaataaaatcatctgTCTTCTAAGTCTAAAAGATTTCTATTACAAAAAAAGTTCagttaaaattgtatttttacatgtatgttaaACATGTGTGTCCTTGACAGTGTATACCTTTGTGAGGACTGCTGAAGGCTTaaagtatgtttttgtttttcagacatacGTTGTGTGCCAAATTCCTCATGAATGAAGCAATACCACTGATTCCGTTGttgttttcccctctctctgtctgcagTATGGAGGAAATCCAGTGTCTTGTGCAGTTGGCTTGGCTGTGCTGGATGTAATTGAAAAGGAAAACCTTCAAGGGAACGCTGTCAGAGTGGGGACCTATCTCATGGAGCTGCTGAGTGAACAGAAGTCTAAGCATCCCTTGATAGGAGACATCAGGTGTGTTGACCGAGAATCACGGACTCATTTGTTTTCCCATAGCAGAATAGCTTATATTTCACCTTGCCATctttaactaaaatatataagACACTGAGAAACAGGGAGAGCAAAGATCAGGGTTAACCCAAGACTCAGGAACCACCCTGGCAACATTTATGTTCGGTCACATttataggttttctttttctgtagttaGGATGATTTTTAAGTccaagaaatgaaaggaaggaagataagaTGATTCTAAATGACCTCGGGATAACACTTGCCATCATAGCACCGGAAGGGTATCTTAaccagcaagtttcaggccatgGAGAGAGCCTGTGTTAACATCAGGGATGGTACCTAACTGACACCACTGAAGTTGGCCTCTGCCCACCATGAGCACATGCACGCATGTGCCTACGCACATATATGTTTCCTATGCACGCATACACAAACTTATTCGAATGTACTATTATTCTCTTATATAATTAAGTGGACAGAAATCCTGGATGACAAAGCTGCCTCAAAAACTAAAGGCAACTGGCTTAGTTTCTTGAGTTAGTTAAAAATCAGTAGCATTCTACTTAAGCAACGTCACACTCAATTTCACAGCAAATCTAGTCTGGTGACAGCGCCAGTCTCTAAGAGTATCCATggattcttttccctcttcctcagaGGTGTCGGCCTTTTTATTGGCATTGATTTGGTGAAGGACCGTGAAAAAAGAACACCTGCGACGGCTGAAGCACAGCACATCATCTACGAGTAAGCTCACCTCACATCCCTTCGCTGACTTGGCCCCTTGAGCACTTGATTTTCTTCCTCTGATCTCTCTGAAAAAGGAGACTCTAAGTACCCATGGCCCTTCATCCCCCACCTCATGTGCCCATGGCCCTTTCTCCCCCACCGCATGTGCCCATGGCCCTTCATCCCCCACCTCATGTGCCCATGGCCCTTCATCCCCCACCTCATGTGCCCATGGCCCTTCATCCCCCACTGCGTGTGCTCATGGCCCTTCATTTCCTGCACGGATTAGGATGAAAGGAAAGGGGGTACTTCTCAGTGCCGATGGCCCTCACAGGAACGTGCTGAAAATAAAACCACCCATGTGCTTCACAGAAGACGATGCAAAGTTCATGGTGGACCACCTTGATGGCATTTTAACAGGTCGGTCCATggtctctccccttttctcccaaACTCCCCCATGCACTTTTCTGGCCTTCTATTCACAAGGGACATgaagcaagagaaaaagaaatcgaTAACTTTCCCTTCAAACTAGACTCAGATAGCTGCAAAAATAAGCGACATGGACTCTTAGTTCGATCacaaaattttttctttctagtcATACAACTCCAAATATAAGCTTTTGGTAAATTAGCACATTGTGGTTACCTCTTGGTTAAGTGAGGGGCcatatttgttgtttattttgcttttttgacaaggtcttgctgtgtagtccaggctagccttagatTCATGGTCTTCCTGCTCCAGCCTtgtgaatgctgagattacaggcgaACCTCACCATATCTAATTCACCACTTTGCTAATCATTTCTCTTTCCTGCAGACAAtaactaggttttttttttctgagctgtgCCTCTTGCCACTAACACCACATAGTTCCATTCAGATAATGTATCAACCTTCTCCGCAGAGCACATCCATGAGCCCAGCTATTGTTCAGGTGATAAGGCAGAAGAACAATAGCTCTGATATGCTGCACAGCAAGACTCCAactcaaacaaaaccaaggagacaaaagaaatctgaaatatttttaatagaaaaatacagGGCACAGATGAACAACTTTCACCATCTGCTGAATCATTccactttggattttttttcctcttcattttcaagAATGTTTCAAATATCAAAGTGGTTTTTACCTGTCTATGTTTATTTTGAGGACTTTCATTTGTCATTCAGAACTCTGCCCCACAGTAGGCATCTTAGCTTCTGTTCATTCAGATTATAcaactaaattaaattatttttctgttataaatataaattacattGGAAAGTAAATAAACACTGTAAAATGGTATTGAAATCATGCAACTATTGAAATATTAGCCCACTCTTATTACAGTTTActttattcatattatatatgaatgtattCAAACTCTTTGCTTGGTTCTCTTAACTACTATTAAGACATGACGAGAAGCTGTAAGTCAACACATTATAGATCATTAATGTTTGGAAGCTTGCACATCAACCTGTTATTTTCAGTAGGGTCTCTCTTTGGACTCAGAGAACAGGCTCACACCAAAACCTGTCAAACATCCTCCCAAGCTAGTGTGACCTATGACCCTGCAACACCAGGTAGAAGGACAGATTGCCGTCACCCAGGCTGATCCCACTCAGACTAAACTGAATGATATTACTAACGGCCCAAAAGAACTGGACTGTGTGAACCAGGCACAGGTAAACTAGACTCAGCACCATGAGAAAAATtaacagtgaaaaataaaaatcaaagtgtaagctggagctggagagatgactcagcagtaaagagtaccaactgctcttccaaaggaccagggttcaagtcccagcacccacacagtagcttacaaccatctgtaactccaggtccaagggATTCACCATCACCCTCTGGCTTCCGAGGGCACATGGCATGCAtatgatacacagatatacatgtaagcaaaacacccatacacataaatagtaataaaataattttgtaaaaataaaagccagcaattctaatagtaatattttttacaaatattACATGCCTCTTCTCTAGTACGTATTAGTCCTTATATTCTTAGACactgtttttttattatattggtCTAACTTCTCTATATCTTCTTTGATTTAGTTTTAGAAGAAGCCATGGACTCCAAGAGTGGAACTGTGTTCTCCGAGAACACAGCTTACAGAACAAAGGTAAGAGGTGGCTGCTTTGTGTTTAGGGGAAGCTCAAAGCATTAAGGGTTACTTTTTGAATATACAGTGACCATTAGAACCAAAGCAGCTTGTGCTAAGGTCCAGTGATCATTGCAAGTTTGAGTGTACAATTAAGTTCCCAGAGCCAATGGCATATCATTTGCAAGAAATGAAACCAAATCACCATGCTCACAGGTTTATTctcatgtaaaaatataaataaaacccaaGGACTTCTCTCTTCTGGTCTATAAACACAGCTTTCAAATATGGGGAGACACTAACAAATGGCCTGAGCTTTCCCATATTGTCTCAGAAAGCCACCCGCGGTCACCTCTGGTTCCCACAATGCCCTTCACCATCTACCGGAGCCTTGGAAGCCTGGTTCTGAAACACCAGAAATCACTTCTGAAGTGAACTGAGGTGGAAGCCTCCACAGCAGCCTGTGGCCTGTGCAATCATAGACAGTGAGTGGCCTAGTTTCCCGTCTTGATGCACTTCCAGCAGAGGGCTTTTCCATTCTCTTCCTGAACTGCCTGTGGTGTGAGAAAGAGCACCCAGGcctggaaacagaaaagcaaaaccttGAAGAGGCTTTGTTGCataatttgttatttgtttatagcTTCGATGGCCAGGGAACATTCAGTACATTCAGAGCCCAGAGCCTGCCTGTGCACCCAGCACAGTCAGCAAAGCCCTTTTCATGGTTAAAAAAATGGGGGTGTTTGAATGGGAGCAAATGATTTCTAACAAGACACCCTCTGTCTCTTCACACAACACAGAGCAGTCATAGGGACTTGTTATTATCAAAAGGGCAGGAAGAGCTTATCAAAATCTAGGTCAGAATCCCAGCTACAGAATGGCTTTGCTGACCAGGATCTTACAAAACCAAGAGTTGGCTGCAGGGCCTCAGACCCTGATGTTGGTTGAGTCATTACACGGGTATAAAAGTTTGTCTTGGAGTCTCTAGATTGCTGTTGGCATTGCCTTTCAAAGGTCTGGTATCTAAAGAGGCTGGGTGTGTGAAGAGGTAGACTTCCATGGAAGTTTTGTGGCCCTGTCTTTGCAGATGCCTAAGGAAATACAAGTGGAATTGCCCAACCTTAGTGCCACCGAGGCCAGAGAAATCCCCAGGGGAAAGAGAAATGGTGTATGCTCAGACCAGCAAGCCCTGATCAGCAAAAGACTCAAGACATGAGAGCTAAGTGCTAAACAGTGGATAAATATCCAGGAACACAGCGTGCAAGTGGATGCATCTCATCTCTTAGTGATCCTTTAAACTGCGATTTTCAATCTGTCTAACTTGTACATTAAAAGATAGATTAATAATATCAATGATCAAAGTGATAAACTATGTCAACATTATTGATTGAGCCTCTTGTCTGATAATTCATTGCCTGTAATTCTGTAATTATTTATTCACCTAAAACTGAGTTTTCCTTTGCAAGATTAAGCTGGGAGCCTTGCTTCTCACGTTGCAATGTTTGAAATTAGAGAAACAAGTGAAGTCTATTCCTTCACATCAGAGAGTTAGTACACTGAAGTATTTTTAATCATGAGAAATGCTCTAAAACGGTTGATATAAAAACTTTATTTctagattttaataaaataaaagacgaTCTAACAAAAATGAAGGCTATAAAATGTAGAGAGCTCTGTAGGTTATAGTGGTGAAATCTAAATCGTTCTGAAAGGAAATTACAGAGCTGAGAGGAAAATGGCAAAGAACAGTGGTTGGTAAAGAAGCCTGGTTATTTGCCATCTTGTGGGAACTGGAAgggaacacatacacagagagacactggcATGAGGAAGTTCCTTGAGTGGCAGAAGCAGCCAAAGCCCAGCATTCAGGGTTGGGAACTTTGATTCTGGCTACTCACAGGCTATGCCACCTTGACCAAGTTGCTCACCCTCCTCCAAACACCTTATCTTCCCCAACTTCATTATCACCTGCATCCCAATGTCCTAAATTACCTTCGTCTGACCTGTATCTCTCCATTGCCTTCCTACTAGTTATTAAACttgctgatttgtttttattccatGAAGAAGAGACAGCAACTTTGCTATGCCTGTTTACTGTTAACTGAGTGAGATGTCTCCTTTGGAGTATGAGCCTGTTCTTTGGATAATGGTAATTCAGGGGAACTCCTTGTCTGTGGGTAGCACATGTGGAAGGCCTTGGATTGTGGTCCTGAAAGTCtgttcaaaagacaaaaaaataaaaacaaggcaaACTGAACAACTATTAGGTGTCAATTCCTAATGGAACAAACCACTGGTCCTTGTAGGGGAAAAAGGTGGTTGGTTGTCTCTTTAAGGAGTAGAGTCATATCAGGGGCTCAACATTGTATTCTGCTTCAATCAGCATGGGTATCAATTAGGGCACTGGGAAACTGGTCTTAACAAGGAGGAGCCCAAGCTGCTGGCCCACTTCCATGTGCCTGATGCACATGATGCCATCATCATTTCTCTGCTTGAAGAGCCAGTGTTACTTCTGTAGTAGATGCTTCTAGTAGACCTTAAAGGGTGATACACAAAAATAACATGGAGCATTCATGCAATATAGCCATTTATATGTCTGTGACCCATATCTCCTTTTGATCTAATACTTTCATGTTCCTGGACAACTAAGTAGACCATTTGCAGCTACTTACACACTCTCATCATTTCTTCCTTGCTAGGTAGTCATCCGCACACACCACTCAGGGCTCTGCCTCCAGGAAACTTTTCCATAGCCACTCTTTTAAGACTCCACTGAGAATAGCTATAAAGCAGCCAGCAGGCAGTGTACGGAAATGGCAGGTCTTTGAATCATCATGGAGATTATCCCCTGTTCTCTTAACCAAATGTGTCTTCCCAGTGCCACCAGCGTACTGTTATCTCCTATGAGGGGAGCATCTCTGTTGTATCCTGCTGTATCCAGATGTATCAGCTTAGGGTCATCAATGCAATGGATCACCAGGATGTTCTGCAAGGTACCCAGATGGTCCAATCCAAACTTATAACAGCCTAAGTTGTAACAAAGGGCATGAAGGCTAATAAGACTTTAGATCACAACTGTAAAGAGTTCTGTgacaagagagggaagaaggatcTTATgaaatgcttgccacacaaccaagaggacctgaggtcaaatcccaggacccttgttacatacatacatacaaataaaccTGGTTCCAGTATACATTGTAATCCCTGAGATGAAGAAGTGGACCCAAAAGAAGTCCTGGGTCTCAGTGGCTAGTCAGTCTAGCTAATTGGTGaagtccaggttcagtgagagactcaggttggttcccagtacccacatagcagctcacaacaatctctaactccagttccagagatcgaattccttctggcctccaagggcactgcatgcatgtggaacacatgtatatatgcaagtacatgcacataaacacacacacacattacacacaaatCCTTTGGATTTTTAAGAGGGACATTAATCTCTGCCATCGTGCCCTAGAGTGGACATcgtctttcatttttttcatgtatgcCGAGTAAAGAAAAAGATGTGTGTAAAGGGAAGGCTTCAGGGACTGCAAGCTGGCCTTCTGCACCATAGAAACATGCATTCCACAAGCCAAGGAAACTGTGGCCAACACAACAACTTTCCAGGATTTAGTTCTTAAATGTCAAGTACTACATAGCCACTTGTACTTCCTCTGTAGCAATGTCTTATGTAAGAAACGTAACTGATTTCTCACTGGAGTGTGCTCTGCACGTTATCACTCTTGGAAAATGTTATATGCCCcatgatctgttttgtttttttaaaatactgcatgCATTTTAAAAGGATGTAAATTCTGAAATACTCTAAATGTCAACTTCTAGAGTCACGTTTGTAGTGTGGCAAGtgtgtagtgacaattttgaCCATGTTATTGAGAGATGTGAATAAAATTTTCCCACAATGCAtgtgagttttctgtttcttttttttgttgttgttgttgttgttttttgttttttgagacagggtttctctgtgtagccctggctgtcctggaactcactctgtagaccaggctggtctcgaactcagaaatccgcctgcctctgcctctgcctcccgatctATTTCTTTATAATTCTATTAATATGTACTTCCATAAATCAAAGTACATCATGAAACGTGAACAAATGTATAACTATAAAATATTCCTGGAAAATGGCCTTTATCTTATTTGCAGCTTACATGTTTTAGAAGTTCCTCTTGTAAACTCGGAGAGCTGTGCATTTTATTCACTCTGGAAATCTTTGCCTTTTCATTAGAGCATTTATAGTTAATGTAACTTGTGTGCTTTTAAATAGATGTTGTTGTATTAatgataattttcttctcttctccattcttgCTTTCTCTCAAATACATTTGAGTGGTGTTTTGTTATGCCATACGCTCACTCCAAACATGCAAACTTCCAGGTCGTATGACATCTGGTCCTTTTTCGGGAGCTTCTTGGTAAACTGCAGCATCTTTTTCTTGGTCAGTACAAGAACTTCAgaacagttttatttcctttatcaCATCACATTTAGAATACCACTGCTGTATGCATCTATATCGATCTCTATTTTATATCATCACTGTTATATCTGCATATAGTATAATTacctttttttctgctttcatattattcatttcttctttccatctggaattacttttgttttatcttgaaaAACGTCCTTTAGTATTTCTTCAGTGTAGGTCCCTGACTAACCCCTTATTGGACAGATCAGGAAGCTCGAAACTATAGACATTAAAAGGATAAGTATAGCATCCCATATcctgagaaacaaggaaaggacTAGGACCTAGTGACATAGACGTCTGGCCAATGCCTTTTCTTGCATAACCTTTGAAAGTGTCAGGATAGAAGCATCAAAGAATGACCAATTAACATGGGTCGTCAAAACTTCTAATGAAATGGGGTAAACCCAGGTACTTTGATTAACTGACTTTTAACCACtaacaagcaaaacacaaaatcagTAACAGACTactaaaaatattaatcaaaaaaCTGAATGTAGTAGTCACAAGCACACAATTCCTGATCATTAACCTGACGGTCACCAACTTCTGACTTATGCCTCCTCGGTTCTTTTTCTGTCAACAGGATTATCAGCTATAACCTGAAATAAGTAGCTACCCAAGTAG
This region of Mus caroli chromosome 3, CAROLI_EIJ_v1.1, whole genome shotgun sequence genomic DNA includes:
- the Etnppl gene encoding ethanolamine-phosphate phospho-lyase isoform X1, which gives rise to MPLVTSDTQGRRHRRIEKKSFAAPQATEGGTFIDLKGAAIMCELYSKQDTLALRERHIGPSCKIFFAADPIKIMRAQGQYMFDEKGERYLDCINNVAHVGHCHPEVVKAAAKQMELLNTNSRFLHDNIIEFAKRLTATLPQELSVCYFTNSGSEANDLALRLARQFRGHQDVITLDHAYHGHLSSLIEISPYKFQKGKDVKRESVHVAPAPDTYRGKYREDHEDPSTAYADEVKKIIEEAHSSGRKIAAFIAESMQSCGGQIIPPAGYFQKVAEHIHKAGGVFIADEVQVGFGRVGRYFWSFQMYGEDFVPDIVTMGKPMGNGHPISCVVTTKEIAEAFSSSGMEYFNTYGGNPVSCAVGLAVLDVIEKENLQGNAVRVGTYLMELLSEQKSKHPLIGDIRGVGLFIGIDLVKDREKRTPATAEAQHIIYEMKGKGVLLSADGPHRNVLKIKPPMCFTEDDAKFMVDHLDGILTVLEEAMDSKSGTVFSENTAYRTKMPKEIQVELPNLSATEAREIPRGKRNGVCSDQQALISKRLKT
- the Etnppl gene encoding ethanolamine-phosphate phospho-lyase isoform X2; this translates as MYRQTHREPLQGGSRPSCKIFFAADPIKIMRAQGQYMFDEKGERYLDCINNVAHVGHCHPEVVKAAAKQMELLNTNSRFLHDNIIEFAKRLTATLPQELSVCYFTNSGSEANDLALRLARQFRGHQDVITLDHAYHGHLSSLIEISPYKFQKGKDVKRESVHVAPAPDTYRGKYREDHEDPSTAYADEVKKIIEEAHSSGRKIAAFIAESMQSCGGQIIPPAGYFQKVAEHIHKAGGVFIADEVQVGFGRVGRYFWSFQMYGEDFVPDIVTMGKPMGNGHPISCVVTTKEIAEAFSSSGMEYFNTYGGNPVSCAVGLAVLDVIEKENLQGNAVRVGTYLMELLSEQKSKHPLIGDIRGVGLFIGIDLVKDREKRTPATAEAQHIIYEMKGKGVLLSADGPHRNVLKIKPPMCFTEDDAKFMVDHLDGILTVLEEAMDSKSGTVFSENTAYRTKMPKEIQVELPNLSATEAREIPRGKRNGVCSDQQALISKRLKT